CGGGATCTTAGAGATTTTCTTCTCTCAACTTACGACAAAGTAATTGTAGAGGCCAGCCCCTATGATGCCATCTGGGGTATATGTCTGTCAGGCAGCGATCCAAAGTCCTGCGATCCAATGCTCTGGCGCGGCGAGAACCTGCTTGGTTTTGCTCTTATGGAGGTAAGAGATGAGATACATCGTGTCACAGAGCATGAAAAGCTCTGCTCTTTAAAAGCTCTATAGCAGTCACACTTTTTAGACTTTAACTACAAAGCTTTAGAAACTATCATTAAAGGCAGGACTGGTGGGAGCAAAAGAGCGATGACAATTGAAGATATGTTCGGCGATCTCAAAAAGATAGATATTATTGCACAAAAGAGTAAAACCAATGAGGTTTTAATGGTTTTGGTGTGTAATGGTTTTATTGACGGATCTCCTGACACACAAAAGGCTCTCCTTGATAAAATTGAGGGTTATCTTAATCATACTCAAAGCGAGAAATTTAAAAGTGAATATGCAAACTGCTCTGTCATTTTGCAAATAACATTTACTCAAGAGCCAGATCATTTGATTGTGGCGCTGCTTAGCAGGTGCCAGCCCTGGGCTGATGATTATGGCGTAAAGCTTGAATTTAAAATTGCACTCAGAGATGTTCGTTTTGTAGAGAAAAACTAAAATACCAGATTTGAGCTTCCACGCCTTGCACAGGTACAAGAGAGTAAAAAACTACAATATTTTGTAAAAGGATGGTTTTTATCAGGTGTTGAAGAGGCTCATGCCATTTACTAAGGCGCAAATGCTAAAGGCGCCCTAGCCACAGCTACTTTACCTGCAGGATATTAGCCTGACTTGATTTTATCTAAAAAGCCCTTCACTTAGCATAAGACTTTGATGCACTGGCACAAGATGACTCTTTATCTGTATACAATCTGTATCAAAAAGACTATGCTTTTATGAAGGCTACACACCACAAATTTATGGGTGGGCTGATGTGTATGAGTTCATAGACACCAGTTAGCTTTGAACAACTTTTTATTTATTGGGCAGCTGCGGCCTTGATGGAATCAGCTAGTGCCCCATAATTTTACAAAAGGAGAAGTTAAAAGGTGGAGCGCAAAACATATAGACCTAAATCCATTGTGAAAATTACATTAGGCATAGTCTTTGGCGCCTGGCTTATGATGTGTGCCCCCACCGGCTGGATTTATGACCTGTGGGTCGGGATAGGAACAGGCCAGGGCCAGATACCTGATCCATCAGTTTCTATCCTGCATACAAAGTCTGATATGAAAAATGCCTATTTTAAAAAGACTCCAATTACAGTAACCAAAGAAGGCCTGATTGAGGCGCCGTTGCTACGCCTGCGCGATATTGACGAGGCAGGAGAGCACACTCACAGAACCAGAACTGCTGGCAAGCAGACATTTTTCATTGACGAGTACATTCATGCTGCCTATCCAACGGGTCCTGTCAGAAATTTCCTGCTGCACACCATAGCCTCTGGCTACTATAACCGCTATTACCTTGCGCCTTTACAGGATGGTAGCTATATCTGCATCTACTTTGACGATTACCTAATGCTTCTTCCCGGCAAGGCTCTGCCCACAGGTTATGTGCGCTATGCTACAGGTGGTGAGAAGAAAATGTTTCGCAGGCTTAAGGACAGTTATAATATAGACAGGACGTATGTGCTTGATATGTACCGTCAGGGCAAGATCTATATGATTTTAGATTTAGCTATCCGTGCAGGTGTTGGCCTTCTCCTGCTTATAGTAGGTTCAGTTATCATGGGCGATAAAAAAGATAATCCGCAGCAAGGCTGAAGCATAAATTTAGATTCTAAAATTGCGCAATTAAAGAATAAGAGATCTTAGTTTACACAGATCTCCGTTCCCTCCCGTTCCCCTCCCTCTTATTTGATGATAAATAAAAAAATTTTAAATAAAAGATTCCCCATAAACTGTACTAATGGGGATTTACTTTAAGCTCATTATATCATATTCACTATCTCCCTAATCTTACCAAATAATTACATAAATCCTTTGTTAACAACAGATTCTTCTTTGCTCTATTATTGTGACATTATTAATAAAATCCATAAAAAAATACTATAAATATATTATTTTAACTGTACATATATGATATAATATGTACAGTTATATCTTAATTAATAGATAATATTTTGAGGGTTTTAGTTATGTCTATACCTGAGAATATAAGAGCCGTCCCAAGACCTACAAATACTGTCGTAGTTCTATCTGGAACTGGCAGATATAGGTACGCTGTTCGTCAAAGATCTGGTACTAAGTATGATGCCAAAGGAAAGGCCCAGCCTATCAATGGAGCTATTATTGGTCATATTATTGATGGTCGTTATGTTGCCAAAGAGACTAAAATTGTATCTCAGGGAGTAATGCCAGATAAATTGTCTTATGGAGCCAGTGCTCTTGCTTTCTCGGTAGTCGGCGATATAAAAGACGATTTGAGGGCCGTGTATGAGTGCGGGGATGTGGATACAATTCTCGCTATGGCCTTGCTAAGGGTAATAAGACCTAGAGTTACAAATACAAGATTGAAGTCCGCCTATGAGCATTGTTTTATTTCAAAATTTATACCTTATGTGGGCCTTAGCAAGAATACAGTAGCAAAGTTCATCTACCACCTTGGCTCAAATTCTCAATTGATGCATGATTTTTATGCAAGACGTATAGACAGACTCCTGCCTTCTTGTCATATTGCTATAGATGGAACTCTTAAGCAGAATACAAGTATAGTTAACGATTTGTCTAACTTTTCAAGGAAGTCTCGTGTCAAAGGTTGCAGAGATGTCTCTATTATCTATGCTTATGTAATAGAAACCATGGAGCCATTATGCTCTATGATTTTACCTGGAAACATTATAGATGCCTCTGCTTATAGAGCCTTTATTAGGAACAATAATATAGAAAAAGGAATTATAGTAACCGACAAAGGCTTTCCACCAAATAAAATTAGACAGGAGCTCGCTGAGCACAAAGATCTTCACTATATAACCCCAATAAGGCGCAATGATGTACGAATCAGTGAGTATTCTCTTTTAGAGTTTGACAGTGCCATCAGATATGAGGAAAAAGCAGTAGTTTGCAGGAAAGTTGTAACAA
The sequence above is a segment of the Anaerobiospirillum thomasii genome. Coding sequences within it:
- a CDS encoding NADAR family protein, with translation MIQSRLRSWLRGFDHKVWDKFKYSIVLNGNYLKFSQNRDLRDFLLSTYDKVIVEASPYDAIWGICLSGSDPKSCDPMLWRGENLLGFALMEVRDEIHRVTEHEKLCSLKAL
- a CDS encoding DUF6572 domain-containing protein, whose protein sequence is MTIEDMFGDLKKIDIIAQKSKTNEVLMVLVCNGFIDGSPDTQKALLDKIEGYLNHTQSEKFKSEYANCSVILQITFTQEPDHLIVALLSRCQPWADDYGVKLEFKIALRDVRFVEKN
- a CDS encoding transposase, producing the protein MSIPENIRAVPRPTNTVVVLSGTGRYRYAVRQRSGTKYDAKGKAQPINGAIIGHIIDGRYVAKETKIVSQGVMPDKLSYGASALAFSVVGDIKDDLRAVYECGDVDTILAMALLRVIRPRVTNTRLKSAYEHCFISKFIPYVGLSKNTVAKFIYHLGSNSQLMHDFYARRIDRLLPSCHIAIDGTLKQNTSIVNDLSNFSRKSRVKGCRDVSIIYAYVIETMEPLCSMILPGNIIDASAYRAFIRNNNIEKGIIVTDKGFPPNKIRQELAEHKDLHYITPIRRNDVRISEYSLLEFDSAIRYEEKAVVCRKVVTKDGLYLYSFRDISGYAKENTNYIMRTIKNNSFDAQEYKSREEKSGLIVFESDLDLEPSSVYKTFKERWLLELMFNRYKNEEYFDETRVHNDFSVQGLEFINFISTLITSRILNKLEENNVLNGITYGELMEDLNAVWRRTDPPIEGIPDLDDGYWEVGVKSSFEALIKLGLCTNKQAPEKLRKAKAGRPHKEKKEVDSQGVTSEPKPRGRPKKKPEFIGPKRKPGRPKIEKTDKIKRPVGRPKKSS